The DNA sequence CCTGTGATAATAATGACAGGCATAAGTACAAGCATAACGGAAAGGTATGTAAGTTTTTGGAGGGGATTAAATTTTTCATCTATGGATGGCGTGAAAGGATTTTTCATACCCCTAAACATATAAAATATATAGAATAAGGCCCGTTTGGGCATACCTTTAACATCTTTTATGTGAATAAAATAATACCTCTTCAATCCACCGCTCAAAAGGTAGTAGAAAAACCAAAAGATGTAGGAAGCGAGCAGGGCAAAACCTAAATACTTATGAAGTGACACAATATGACCGTACTTGAGGAATAGACCGCTTCCGAGGATTCTCAGCTCTATCCCCGTAATGGTAAGCGTTATGATAATTAGGGCATTTATCCAATGCCATATTCTTACTGGTAATGGATACAGGTAAGGCCTGCTCATCGTTTAAATATAACCCTCGCTACTGTGTGCATTATAATGAGAAACAGGACAATAATTATAAGCGCAATCCCTGATATGTCAATCCATTTAAAGCCCAGTTCCTTCATGTATTCGATACGCTCTTTCTGTCCCATCTTAAACAATTTGTTTAAATCTTCTGTTTTTATCCTCTCCTCTCCCAGAAGACATATATCAATAAAGGTGGAGACGGGGAATGCCGATAATATTGTACCTTTTATTGGTATATAAACATGCTGTCCCTTTTCCGGCAGGATAAGGAACATCGAGTCGTAGAAGGGGGCGTGTTCAGAATGGCATGTTGTGCATACCCTTTCTTTTGATCTTTTTACGGAATGATCGTGATAGACCTTTGTAACAATAATAGAACTCCCTATAAACAGGTCTTTTTGCAATTTCTTTTTTAGTTCAACAAAAAATGTTGCCAGCTCCTCTGAGATAATGGTACCATCCATATCCTTGTCAATAAAACCTTTTATCTTTACATCCTTGCCATATATGTTGGTCAAATCATCATATGTGAGTGCTACGTCCTTATCGCCTTTTCTAATGCCAAAATATAACACGATACTTTTTGTAGAATTTGGGCTATGACAGGTGGAACACTCAAGGTGGTCAAAATGCATGATGGTATTGGGTAGCCATTTATGTTTGTTGATATAATCTTTATGGCATCTTGAACAAACCGTAAGCCGTTCCTTTGAATCAAACTCTTTATATGCTTTTATGCTATGAGGATTATGGCAATCAGTACACTTTGTAGCACCCTTTTTTGCATGGGGGGTGTCCTTGTAAATTCCATACAACTCATCATGGCAGCTGATACATATGCTGTCATTAATATGCTTTTGAGAGATATGGCAGTCATAACATTCAATCCCCTTCTTTCCATGCACCGTTTCCTTGTATTTCGTTATGGAGGGAAGTTTGGGAATGAAAATCTTTGATTCAATGGGAATTTCATAGGAGATAATCCCTGAGAATTTCAATCGTGCATCACTAAATAGCCCTCTGTCTGTATGACAGTTTTTACAGGCTATTGGTTTTTGGGTAATTCCGTGCACACTACCCTTTGAATAATATTTTACATCTATTCTATATGCACCTTTTAGATTTTTTGAGAGAAATGTTTGAATGTTATCCCATTCCCCCCCGTCTATCATGTTGTTGCCATCAAGGTCAAATGTCTGCCTTTTTACCGCTTTACCTTCTTTTATATGTATTCCAACCTCGACCTCGCTCGTTACCGCTTTCCCGTGACACGCAATGCACTCCAACACACCCAAGTGCTTTTCCCTTGAAGGCAACGATTTATGTGTAATAGTTGTGTGGCATGACGTGCAGCCCTTCGTTTCTTTATCGAGGAAATGCACATCGTGACAACCCTTGCAGTCAAGCCTTTTTGCTTCGTGAATATTTTTGCTGTATATCTCTGTAATCTCTTTGTGACACGTCTCACATGATGGCCTTAAAAGCT is a window from the Pseudomonadota bacterium genome containing:
- a CDS encoding cytochrome b/b6 domain-containing protein gives rise to the protein MSRPYLYPLPVRIWHWINALIIITLTITGIELRILGSGLFLKYGHIVSLHKYLGFALLASYIFWFFYYLLSGGLKRYYFIHIKDVKGMPKRALFYIFYMFRGMKNPFTPSIDEKFNPLQKLTYLSVMLVLMPVIIITG
- a CDS encoding cytochrome c3 family protein; translated protein: MGVVLLILLLIPLSLHSTIKSEDCFECHNNYKGFAHRGISCVDCHDDISSIPHKEKLLRPSCETCHKEITEIYSKNIHEAKRLDCKGCHDVHFLDKETKGCTSCHTTITHKSLPSREKHLGVLECIACHGKAVTSEVEVGIHIKEGKAVKRQTFDLDGNNMIDGGEWDNIQTFLSKNLKGAYRIDVKYYSKGSVHGITQKPIACKNCHTDRGLFSDARLKFSGIISYEIPIESKIFIPKLPSITKYKETVHGKKGIECYDCHISQKHINDSICISCHDELYGIYKDTPHAKKGATKCTDCHNPHSIKAYKEFDSKERLTVCSRCHKDYINKHKWLPNTIMHFDHLECSTCHSPNSTKSIVLYFGIRKGDKDVALTYDDLTNIYGKDVKIKGFIDKDMDGTIISEELATFFVELKKKLQKDLFIGSSIIVTKVYHDHSVKRSKERVCTTCHSEHAPFYDSMFLILPEKGQHVYIPIKGTILSAFPVSTFIDICLLGEERIKTEDLNKLFKMGQKERIEYMKELGFKWIDISGIALIIIVLFLIIMHTVARVIFKR